Proteins encoded within one genomic window of Streptomyces sp. NBC_01314:
- a CDS encoding SDR family oxidoreductase — MDLSTSTALVTGANRGFGRALAAELLSRGATVYAGARNPDHVDLPGAKPIALDITDPASVAAAAAVTGDVTVLVNNAGSSTGADLLTADLDDIRLEMDTHYFGTLSVARAFAPQIAANGGGAILNILSGLSWVSFPEFGAYCAAKSAQWSLTNALRQQLAAQGIRVAGLHVGYMDTDMVRTVDAAKSDPADIARIAVDGIAAGAYEILADNAARQAQAALAGGVSVLYPQLP; from the coding sequence ATGGACCTCTCCACCAGCACCGCCCTTGTCACCGGAGCCAACCGGGGCTTCGGCCGGGCCCTCGCGGCCGAACTGCTCAGCCGTGGCGCCACCGTCTACGCCGGCGCCCGTAACCCCGACCATGTCGACCTGCCCGGCGCCAAGCCGATCGCGCTCGACATCACCGACCCCGCCTCCGTCGCGGCCGCCGCCGCAGTCACCGGCGACGTGACCGTCCTGGTCAACAACGCGGGGTCCTCCACCGGCGCCGACCTGCTCACCGCGGACCTGGACGACATCCGCCTGGAGATGGACACGCACTACTTCGGCACCCTCTCGGTGGCCCGCGCCTTCGCACCCCAGATCGCCGCCAACGGCGGGGGAGCGATCCTGAACATCCTGTCCGGCCTGTCCTGGGTCAGCTTCCCGGAATTCGGCGCGTACTGCGCCGCCAAGTCCGCTCAGTGGTCGCTCACCAACGCCCTGCGCCAGCAACTCGCCGCCCAGGGCATCCGCGTAGCCGGCCTGCACGTCGGCTACATGGACACCGACATGGTCCGGACCGTCGACGCGGCCAAGTCCGACCCCGCCGACATCGCCCGAATCGCCGTCGACGGCATCGCCGCCGGCGCCTACGAGATCCTCGCGGACAACGCCGCCCGCCAGGCACAGGCCGCACTGGCCGGAGGCGTTTCCGTGCTCTACCCGCAGCTCCCCTGA
- a CDS encoding NADP-dependent oxidoreductase, whose translation MSEQNLPTTAHAWHLDSRPEGRPTASNLSLREVELPTLGPGQLLVANEYLSVDPYMRGRMSDKKSYIEPYEVDAPLDGPAVGRVLASNAEGFAPGDHVIHVLGWRDHAVLDAATAQKVDPNLAPLTAYLGALGVTGLTAYIGLERFAKIKEGDTVFVSGAAGAVGSQVGQIAKLKGAGRVIGSAGSDDKVKLLIEEYGYDAAFNYKNGPVAEQLAHAAPDGIDVFFDNVGGEHLEAAIGALKLHARIVLCGMVSQYNDEKVVGPRNLWNLLVTRSDILAFMFSEELDLQPDFVREVGGWLAEGKLRYRETVRDGLDNTLDAFLAMMRGESVGKMIVKL comes from the coding sequence ATGTCCGAGCAGAACCTGCCCACCACCGCCCACGCATGGCACCTGGACTCCCGCCCCGAGGGCCGGCCGACGGCGTCGAACCTCTCGCTGCGCGAGGTGGAACTCCCCACACTCGGCCCCGGGCAGCTCCTGGTCGCCAACGAGTACCTCTCGGTAGACCCCTACATGCGCGGCCGGATGAGTGACAAGAAGTCCTACATCGAGCCCTACGAGGTGGACGCACCGCTCGACGGCCCCGCGGTCGGCCGCGTCCTCGCCTCCAACGCCGAGGGCTTCGCGCCCGGCGACCACGTGATCCACGTACTCGGCTGGCGCGACCACGCGGTCCTCGACGCGGCGACCGCCCAGAAGGTGGACCCGAATCTGGCCCCGCTCACCGCCTACCTGGGCGCCCTCGGCGTCACCGGCCTCACCGCGTACATCGGGCTCGAGCGGTTCGCGAAGATCAAGGAGGGCGACACGGTCTTCGTCTCCGGCGCGGCGGGCGCGGTCGGCAGCCAGGTCGGTCAGATCGCCAAGCTGAAGGGTGCCGGCCGCGTCATAGGCAGCGCGGGCTCGGACGACAAGGTCAAGCTGCTGATCGAGGAGTACGGCTACGACGCGGCCTTCAACTACAAGAACGGGCCGGTCGCCGAGCAGCTGGCCCACGCGGCCCCGGACGGCATCGACGTCTTCTTCGACAACGTCGGGGGCGAGCACCTGGAGGCGGCGATCGGCGCTCTCAAGCTGCACGCGCGGATCGTCCTGTGCGGGATGGTCTCCCAGTACAACGACGAGAAGGTCGTCGGGCCGCGCAACCTGTGGAACCTGCTGGTGACGCGGTCCGACATCCTGGCATTCATGTTCAGCGAAGAGCTGGACCTCCAGCCCGACTTCGTCCGCGAGGTCGGCGGCTGGCTCGCCGAGGGCAAGCTCCGCTACCGCGAAACCGTGCGGGACGGCCTCGACAACACCCTGGACGCCTTCCTCGCGATGATGCGGGGCGAGAGCGTCGGGAAGATGATCGTCAAGCTCTGA
- a CDS encoding TetR/AcrR family transcriptional regulator — protein MTTTPKRLPARDRILDTACALFYAHGIHAVGVDRLIAESGVAKATLYKQFPSKDDVVAAYLRRMDDSWRRQLRSAALAAGDDPREQLFGLFVALEYAAREGTLGCAFINAVAEYEPGSTAHAITAEHKRTVREWVRDLATAAGAADPDTLAFQLTVLIDGTLAATRVENADAAAEAAKQAARALLDATCPR, from the coding sequence ATGACCACCACGCCCAAGCGACTCCCGGCCCGGGACCGCATTCTCGACACCGCCTGCGCGCTGTTCTACGCACACGGCATCCACGCCGTGGGGGTGGACCGGCTGATCGCCGAGTCGGGAGTCGCCAAGGCCACGCTGTACAAGCAGTTCCCCAGCAAGGACGACGTGGTCGCCGCCTACCTGCGGCGGATGGACGACAGCTGGCGGCGCCAGCTGCGCTCAGCGGCACTCGCGGCCGGGGACGACCCACGCGAGCAGCTCTTCGGCCTCTTCGTCGCACTGGAGTACGCGGCGCGAGAGGGCACGCTGGGCTGTGCGTTCATCAACGCGGTGGCGGAGTACGAACCCGGCAGCACCGCTCACGCCATCACCGCCGAGCACAAGCGCACCGTCCGCGAATGGGTGCGCGACCTGGCCACCGCAGCCGGCGCGGCGGACCCTGACACGCTCGCATTCCAGCTCACGGTCCTCATCGACGGCACACTGGCGGCGACCCGCGTCGAAAATGCCGACGCCGCCGCCGAGGCCGCCAAGCAGGCCGCACGCGCCCTGCTCGACGCGACCTGCCCCCGATAG
- a CDS encoding TIGR03620 family F420-dependent LLM class oxidoreductase, producing MGGIDGLDLGRFGVYTFDFEVQSAARIRESVRELEEQGWRALWIPELLGRDAFTHAGYLLSCTEQMRVINGIAQIWSRGARWAYGAGLLLADAYPDRHVLGLGFGGGQGPGTKPLAAMTAYLDEMDALQTPNPLPKTPMRRIMAAYGPKMLELAGERTAGAQTYHVNVAHTALAREILGPDTFLGVEHAVLFESDPGRARAIAREHLHPYLNSPYNVAKFRRLGYSEEEIAGAGDRIVDDLVFWGDLDTIVEKLHAHVAAGADHVAVQVIGIEPGESAMPYWRMLGEALLPRGGNA from the coding sequence ATGGGCGGCATCGATGGCCTGGATCTCGGGAGGTTCGGGGTCTATACCTTCGACTTCGAGGTCCAGTCGGCGGCTCGGATACGCGAGTCGGTCCGGGAGCTCGAGGAGCAGGGCTGGCGGGCGTTGTGGATTCCCGAGCTCCTCGGGCGCGACGCGTTCACGCACGCCGGCTATCTGCTCTCCTGTACCGAGCAGATGCGTGTCATCAACGGCATCGCACAGATCTGGTCACGCGGTGCCCGGTGGGCGTACGGCGCCGGCCTCCTGCTGGCCGACGCCTACCCCGACCGGCATGTGCTCGGTCTGGGATTCGGCGGCGGGCAGGGGCCGGGGACCAAGCCCCTGGCCGCCATGACCGCATACCTCGACGAGATGGACGCGCTCCAGACGCCCAACCCCCTGCCGAAGACTCCGATGCGCCGCATCATGGCCGCGTACGGGCCCAAAATGCTTGAGCTGGCCGGCGAACGCACGGCCGGCGCGCAGACCTATCACGTCAACGTGGCGCATACCGCGCTGGCGCGCGAGATCCTCGGGCCGGACACGTTCCTGGGCGTCGAGCACGCTGTGCTGTTCGAGTCCGACCCCGGCAGGGCCCGCGCGATCGCGCGTGAACACCTGCATCCGTACCTGAACTCCCCTTACAACGTCGCGAAGTTCCGCCGACTGGGCTACTCGGAGGAGGAGATCGCCGGTGCCGGCGACCGCATCGTCGACGACCTCGTGTTCTGGGGCGACCTGGACACCATTGTCGAGAAGCTCCATGCCCATGTCGCGGCCGGAGCCGATCATGTCGCGGTGCAGGTGATCGGGATCGAGCCGGGCGAATCCGCGATGCCGTACTGGCGCATGCTCGGTGAGGCACTCCTGCCTCGGGGCGGCAACGCCTGA
- a CDS encoding alpha/beta fold hydrolase, which translates to MSTPAFISANGRRTRVRVEGDPADPPVLLLHGIGRSLEDWAPQFPRLAQGHRLIALDLPGFGFSARSPEPTTLEVLARGVLETLDALGEQRPLQVLGNSLGGAVAQQLLVLAPERVAGLVLVNSAGFGAEVALPLRLLAAPVLGRLATRRTTEAGAKMAERLLFADPGLATTVRIEHALAIARQPDPSTVLLETLRELATLRGTKPRWRAELTAAVAKHPRPTLIVWGDRDRVLPARHLDSARRLLPRAEAHLFTGIGHMPQIECPDEFATRVLAFLADARSPDRPEPAEPSAAPVHRTVPHDAATTP; encoded by the coding sequence ATGAGCACGCCCGCCTTCATCTCCGCCAATGGCCGCCGCACCCGCGTCCGTGTCGAGGGGGATCCGGCCGACCCGCCCGTGCTGCTGTTGCACGGCATCGGCCGCAGCCTCGAGGACTGGGCCCCGCAGTTCCCGCGCCTCGCCCAGGGACATCGGTTGATCGCCCTCGACCTTCCGGGCTTCGGGTTCTCTGCGCGCTCCCCCGAGCCCACCACACTGGAGGTCCTGGCACGTGGGGTGCTCGAGACTCTCGACGCCCTCGGCGAGCAGCGGCCGCTGCAGGTGCTCGGTAACTCTCTCGGTGGCGCGGTCGCGCAGCAGTTGCTCGTCCTCGCTCCGGAACGGGTGGCCGGCCTGGTGCTGGTCAACAGTGCCGGATTCGGCGCCGAGGTCGCGCTCCCGCTGCGGCTGCTTGCCGCCCCCGTTCTCGGCCGTCTGGCCACTCGCCGCACCACGGAGGCCGGCGCAAAAATGGCCGAACGCCTGCTCTTCGCCGACCCGGGACTGGCCACCACGGTGCGGATCGAACACGCCTTGGCCATCGCCCGCCAACCCGACCCGAGCACTGTGCTGCTGGAGACCCTCCGCGAACTTGCCACCCTGCGCGGCACCAAGCCCCGCTGGCGCGCCGAGTTGACCGCGGCGGTCGCGAAGCACCCCCGCCCCACCCTGATCGTCTGGGGCGACCGTGATCGTGTCCTGCCCGCCCGTCACCTCGACTCCGCCCGTCGGCTCCTCCCGCGCGCCGAGGCCCATCTGTTCACCGGGATCGGTCACATGCCTCAGATCGAATGCCCCGACGAGTTCGCCACCCGCGTCCTGGCGTTTCTCGCCGACGCACGAAGCCCCGACCGACCCGAACCGGCAGAGCCTTCGGCAGCGCCGGTTCATCGCACCGTCCCGCACGACGCGGCGACCACACCCTGA
- a CDS encoding flavin-containing monooxygenase → MSATAEVARRLEHVDVLIVGAGISGIDLGHHLKTKQPGRTFAIVDGRDAIGGTWDLFRYPGIRSDADMQSFGFAFKPWTKDNAIADAHEILDYLHEAIAENDLDRHLHLGHKVLRADFSSGQARWTVTLERTSDGEQFDVTCHVLFSAAGYYDYAGGYTPHFEGREDFSGPIIHPQQWPEDLDHTGKKVVVIGSGATAVTLLPSMAEKAGHVTMLQRSPSYVLPIPRRDPIANTLRRLLPETAAWRLSRQININRQRLLLALSRRYPGQMRRLIRKLNASALPEGYAVDTHFNPQYNPWDQRLCVVPDSDIFKAISSGAASVVTDRIVRFTGHGILLESGTELDADIIVTATGLNMLPFGGIALHVDGQAVDLHDHLIYKSMMVSSLPNFAFALGYTTNAWTLKVDLVSDHLCRLLAHMDRHGYSTVTPIADDPTLTGRPFLDMDTAYINRGMPLFPQQGSHGPWTVSQDYALDRARLGGPVEDPALKFSSTVVGSAATPGAMATSEEAAAA, encoded by the coding sequence ATGAGCGCAACCGCTGAGGTGGCACGGAGACTCGAACACGTCGACGTACTGATCGTCGGAGCCGGCATCTCCGGCATCGACCTGGGCCATCACCTGAAGACGAAGCAGCCGGGCCGGACCTTCGCCATCGTCGACGGCCGAGACGCGATCGGCGGGACCTGGGACCTGTTCCGCTACCCGGGCATCCGGTCCGACGCGGACATGCAGAGCTTCGGCTTCGCGTTCAAACCGTGGACCAAGGACAACGCCATCGCCGACGCCCACGAGATCCTCGACTATCTGCACGAGGCGATCGCCGAGAACGACCTCGACCGGCACCTGCACCTCGGCCACAAGGTGCTCCGCGCGGACTTCTCGTCCGGCCAGGCGCGCTGGACCGTCACACTGGAGCGCACCAGCGACGGCGAGCAGTTCGACGTCACCTGCCATGTGCTGTTCTCCGCCGCCGGCTACTACGACTACGCCGGCGGATACACCCCCCACTTCGAGGGGCGCGAGGACTTCAGCGGCCCGATCATCCACCCGCAGCAGTGGCCGGAGGATCTCGATCACACCGGCAAGAAGGTCGTCGTCATCGGCAGCGGCGCCACAGCCGTGACGCTCCTGCCGTCGATGGCCGAGAAGGCGGGCCACGTCACGATGCTGCAGCGCTCACCGTCGTACGTACTGCCGATCCCGCGCCGGGACCCGATCGCCAACACCCTGCGCCGGCTGCTGCCGGAGACGGCCGCGTGGCGGCTCTCACGACAAATCAACATCAACCGTCAGCGCCTGCTCCTGGCCCTCAGCCGCCGCTACCCGGGGCAGATGCGCCGTCTGATCCGCAAGCTCAACGCCAGTGCACTGCCTGAGGGGTACGCGGTCGACACCCACTTCAACCCCCAGTACAACCCGTGGGACCAACGGTTGTGCGTGGTCCCCGACTCCGACATCTTCAAGGCCATCTCCAGCGGTGCGGCATCCGTGGTCACCGACCGCATCGTGCGGTTCACCGGACACGGGATCCTGCTCGAGTCGGGTACCGAACTCGACGCCGACATCATCGTCACGGCCACCGGGCTGAACATGCTGCCCTTCGGCGGGATCGCGCTGCACGTGGACGGGCAGGCCGTCGATCTCCACGACCACCTCATCTACAAGTCCATGATGGTCAGCAGCTTGCCCAACTTCGCGTTCGCGCTCGGCTACACCACCAACGCGTGGACGCTCAAGGTCGACCTGGTCTCCGACCACCTGTGCCGACTGCTCGCCCACATGGACCGCCACGGCTACTCCACCGTCACCCCGATCGCCGACGACCCGACGCTCACCGGACGGCCGTTCCTCGACATGGACACGGCATACATCAACCGCGGTATGCCCTTGTTCCCGCAGCAGGGCTCCCACGGCCCGTGGACGGTGAGCCAGGACTACGCCCTCGACCGTGCCCGGCTGGGCGGCCCGGTCGAGGACCCCGCTCTGAAGTTCTCCTCCACCGTGGTGGGCTCGGCCGCGACACCGGGCGCGATGGCGACGTCCGAGGAAGCGGCGGCGGCATGA
- a CDS encoding winged helix-turn-helix transcriptional regulator — translation MERKSFQDMSCPVALALERVGEWWSILILRDATHGITRFDGFQKSLGISPNSLTRRLGALVEAGLLERRRYSDRPPRDEYVLTEAGHAFLPVLTALYAFGAKHFPPEAPNVRLVDKESGTDVDPLLIDRTTGHPIDEEHTMFLPGPAADVRLRAVLERRNEQAS, via the coding sequence ATGGAACGGAAGAGCTTTCAGGACATGAGCTGCCCGGTCGCGCTGGCGCTGGAACGGGTCGGCGAGTGGTGGAGCATTCTCATCCTGCGCGACGCGACACATGGCATCACCCGGTTCGACGGGTTCCAGAAGAGCCTGGGCATCTCACCGAACTCCCTGACCCGCCGACTCGGCGCGCTCGTCGAGGCCGGCCTCCTCGAACGCCGCCGCTACAGTGACCGCCCGCCGCGGGACGAGTACGTCCTCACCGAGGCCGGACACGCCTTCCTACCGGTACTCACCGCCCTGTACGCCTTCGGCGCCAAGCACTTCCCGCCGGAGGCGCCGAACGTCCGTCTGGTGGACAAGGAGTCAGGCACCGACGTCGATCCGCTCCTGATCGACCGCACGACCGGCCACCCCATCGACGAGGAGCACACCATGTTCCTGCCGGGACCGGCCGCGGACGTACGGCTCCGAGCCGTACTCGAGCGGAGGAACGAGCAGGCCTCGTGA
- a CDS encoding alpha/beta fold hydrolase, translating to MSHRSNRSFPPSAAGRSAGPDEVDFLVAELEHTGLAGPLNYYRTLDLNREVLGEYESRPVTVPALFIGGDRDVTTIWSREAIARIAENVHDLRGSVILADCGHWIGRSGPRRSTESCWTSSTASGAGPGGL from the coding sequence GTGAGTCACCGGTCGAACCGGTCGTTTCCGCCGTCGGCGGCAGGGCGATCCGCCGGCCCGGACGAGGTGGACTTCCTCGTCGCCGAGCTGGAGCACACCGGACTGGCCGGTCCGCTGAACTACTACCGGACCCTCGACCTGAACCGGGAGGTCCTTGGAGAGTACGAGAGCAGGCCGGTGACCGTGCCCGCGCTCTTCATCGGTGGCGACCGGGACGTGACGACGATCTGGAGCCGGGAAGCGATCGCCCGGATCGCGGAGAACGTCCACGACCTGCGCGGATCGGTGATCCTGGCGGACTGTGGGCACTGGATCGGCAGGAGCGGCCCGAGGCGGTCAACAGAGAGTTGCTGGACTTCCTCAACGGCCTCTGGCGCGGGCCCCGGCGGTCTCTGA
- a CDS encoding SpoIIE family protein phosphatase: MGTDAHAFLADLARGLKPQSDQLTESVLQRLRSELPEVWRYEDIAAAAPAGLAEHVDSILDFLEHGRELSEIKTPPAAIVFASRLAEHGVQISELLRVHRLVHAGLLELFYEETGHLTKDPELINEVMITLSAMAFEYADRTSQQAVAVYQRARDRWLQRRLITINEAGTRIGTTLDTARTAQELADVGTDHLADLVIVDLLEAALREEGTQPAEGPAVLRRVTRSVSDGSPDRTADSWPRHFYPEGSEPAVALATGQPLRLGITASETPTWLKVPADGSGASGAGGIHSMLLVPLWARGNPLGLAQFCRRRSADPFDDDDLLLAQEIVSRAAVNIDNARRYTQERSIALTLQRSLLPQHAPDESAVETASRYLPSGARAGVGGDWYDVIPLSGARVALVVGDVVGRGLQASATMGRLRTAVRTLADIDLTPDELLTHLDDVVIRLQRAEQRGMDEISATCLYAVYDPVSRVCSLASAGHVLPAVVTPGDAPDSRVVTFPELPIGPPLGLGGLPFETAQFELSPGSLLALYTDGLIESREGDVDGALAVMSDVLALAPASLEETCDGLLHALLPNRPSDDVALLLARTRALDGDHVATLDLPSDPAVISEARAFASDQLAAWGLDEMAFTTELVVSELVTNAIRYGKSPVRLRMILESTVTCEVSDASGTTPHLRRARAFDEGGRGLLLVAQLTERWGTRHHREGKVIWAEQLIPSALAE; this comes from the coding sequence ATGGGAACCGACGCCCATGCCTTCCTTGCGGATCTCGCCCGAGGGCTCAAGCCGCAATCGGATCAGCTGACCGAATCGGTGCTGCAGCGCCTGCGCAGCGAGCTGCCCGAGGTGTGGAGGTACGAGGACATCGCCGCCGCGGCGCCGGCGGGTCTGGCCGAGCATGTCGACAGCATTCTGGACTTTCTTGAGCACGGCCGCGAACTGTCCGAAATCAAGACGCCCCCCGCGGCCATTGTCTTCGCTTCTCGGCTCGCTGAGCACGGGGTGCAGATCAGCGAACTCCTGCGCGTCCATCGGCTCGTCCACGCAGGGTTGCTCGAGCTGTTCTACGAGGAGACCGGACATCTTACCAAGGACCCTGAGCTGATCAACGAAGTGATGATCACACTGAGCGCGATGGCTTTCGAGTACGCCGATCGCACCTCGCAGCAGGCGGTCGCGGTGTATCAGAGAGCACGCGACCGATGGCTGCAGCGGCGGCTGATCACGATCAACGAGGCCGGCACGCGGATCGGGACCACTCTGGACACCGCCCGTACCGCTCAGGAGCTGGCAGACGTCGGCACCGACCACCTCGCCGACCTCGTCATCGTCGACCTCCTTGAGGCCGCTCTGCGAGAAGAGGGGACGCAACCGGCAGAGGGCCCGGCGGTACTCCGCCGGGTCACGCGGTCCGTTTCGGACGGCAGCCCGGACCGGACAGCCGACTCATGGCCGAGACACTTCTACCCGGAAGGGTCGGAGCCGGCTGTCGCGCTGGCCACCGGACAACCCCTCCGCCTCGGCATCACGGCCTCCGAAACGCCGACGTGGCTGAAGGTGCCCGCAGACGGCAGCGGTGCCTCGGGTGCGGGCGGCATCCACTCCATGCTCCTCGTCCCGCTGTGGGCACGGGGCAATCCGCTGGGACTGGCGCAGTTCTGCCGCCGTCGGTCGGCGGATCCGTTCGACGACGACGACTTGCTTCTCGCCCAGGAGATCGTCTCCAGAGCAGCGGTGAACATCGACAACGCCCGGCGTTACACCCAGGAGCGGTCCATCGCCCTCACCCTCCAGCGCAGCCTGCTGCCTCAGCACGCACCGGACGAGTCCGCCGTCGAGACCGCCTCCCGCTACCTGCCCAGCGGAGCCCGCGCCGGCGTGGGCGGTGACTGGTACGACGTGATCCCGCTCTCCGGAGCCCGGGTCGCCCTCGTCGTGGGCGACGTGGTGGGCCGCGGCCTTCAGGCCTCGGCCACCATGGGCCGACTACGAACGGCCGTTCGCACTCTGGCGGACATCGACCTCACCCCCGACGAACTGCTGACACACCTCGACGACGTGGTCATCCGGCTGCAGCGCGCGGAACAACGGGGCATGGACGAGATCAGCGCCACGTGCCTGTACGCGGTCTACGATCCCGTCTCCCGTGTGTGTTCCCTGGCAAGCGCCGGACATGTCCTGCCGGCCGTGGTGACTCCCGGTGACGCGCCGGACTCCCGCGTGGTCACCTTCCCGGAGTTGCCCATCGGCCCGCCCCTGGGCCTGGGCGGGCTGCCCTTCGAAACAGCCCAGTTCGAACTGTCACCGGGCAGTCTTCTGGCGCTGTACACCGATGGCCTCATCGAAAGTCGCGAGGGCGACGTCGACGGAGCCCTCGCGGTCATGTCCGACGTCCTCGCCCTGGCGCCGGCGTCCCTGGAGGAGACCTGCGACGGACTGCTCCACGCCCTCCTGCCGAACCGCCCCTCCGATGATGTCGCTCTTCTTCTGGCGCGCACCCGAGCGCTGGACGGCGACCATGTCGCCACACTGGATCTCCCCTCCGATCCGGCCGTCATCTCCGAAGCGCGCGCTTTCGCCTCCGACCAGCTGGCTGCCTGGGGGCTGGACGAGATGGCCTTCACCACGGAACTCGTGGTCAGCGAACTGGTGACGAACGCGATCCGCTACGGCAAGAGCCCCGTCCGGCTGCGGATGATCCTAGAGTCCACCGTGACGTGCGAGGTTTCCGACGCCAGCGGTACCACCCCGCACCTGCGCCGCGCCCGGGCGTTCGACGAGGGCGGTCGCGGCCTGCTCCTGGTCGCCCAGCTCACCGAACGCTGGGGCACGCGGCACCACCGCGAGGGGAAGGTCATCTGGGCGGAACAGCTGATTCCGTCCGCCCTCGCGGAGTAG
- a CDS encoding class I adenylate-forming enzyme family protein has product MDFASLTDRRAELDPHGAAVSDGHQSLTNTQLLNRVRTAARQLHALGIGPGDVVALKLTNRVEFVLLLFASWRLGATVTPVNPSMTDAEVVRQLKDSGARLLVVEDGAAVVTDGTAVLAVAELDELDELAEGTVTEPDQAPVPDPSALALLIYTSGTTGVPKGVMLDHANIDAMVEMGHQALDVGPTDRCLLILPLFHVNGIVVSVLMPLLVGASVVIAGRFDPRTFFDLVERERPTFFSAVPTIYGMLAALPEDVRPDTSSLRFGVCGAAPASAELLTRFEARYGVPLIEGYGLSEGTCGSTINPVAGPRRAGTVGLAFPGQEIRIVDADGIEVAPGIDGEVVVRGANVMRGYLGRPDETAEVVIGGWLHTGDIGHLDAEGYLTLVGRSKDMIIRGGENIYPREIEDVLAGDPSVLEAAVIGVPDETWGEVVVAYVQPRPGSTVDSEALKALCARSLTGYKRPTAFFVVKAIPKNAVGKIDKPSLRTAHAAASAGS; this is encoded by the coding sequence ATGGATTTCGCTTCCCTGACCGACCGCCGCGCCGAACTCGACCCCCATGGGGCCGCGGTCTCGGACGGGCACCAGTCCCTCACCAACACCCAACTGCTGAACCGCGTCCGTACGGCGGCACGTCAGCTCCACGCTCTCGGAATCGGCCCCGGAGACGTCGTCGCCCTCAAGCTGACGAACCGTGTCGAGTTCGTCCTCCTGCTGTTCGCCTCCTGGCGGCTCGGCGCCACCGTCACACCGGTCAACCCGAGCATGACCGATGCCGAAGTGGTCCGACAGCTCAAGGACTCCGGTGCGCGCCTGCTGGTGGTCGAGGACGGTGCGGCCGTCGTGACGGACGGTACCGCCGTACTCGCCGTCGCCGAACTCGACGAACTCGACGAACTGGCTGAAGGGACGGTGACGGAGCCGGATCAGGCACCGGTTCCGGACCCGTCCGCGCTGGCCCTGCTCATCTACACCAGCGGTACGACCGGTGTTCCCAAGGGTGTGATGCTCGACCACGCCAACATCGACGCCATGGTGGAGATGGGGCACCAGGCGTTGGACGTCGGACCGACCGACCGGTGCCTGCTGATCCTGCCGCTCTTCCACGTCAACGGAATCGTGGTCAGCGTCCTCATGCCTCTGCTCGTGGGCGCGAGCGTCGTGATCGCGGGCCGGTTCGACCCCCGTACGTTCTTCGACCTCGTCGAGCGGGAGCGCCCCACCTTCTTCAGCGCCGTGCCGACGATCTACGGCATGCTCGCGGCGCTCCCCGAGGACGTCCGGCCCGACACATCGTCGCTGAGGTTCGGGGTCTGCGGCGCCGCGCCCGCCTCCGCCGAGTTGCTGACCCGGTTCGAGGCCCGGTACGGCGTTCCCCTCATCGAGGGGTACGGGCTGTCCGAAGGGACCTGCGGCTCCACCATCAACCCGGTCGCGGGCCCTCGCCGCGCGGGAACCGTGGGGCTCGCCTTCCCGGGCCAGGAGATCCGGATCGTCGACGCCGACGGTATCGAGGTGGCACCGGGCATCGACGGTGAGGTCGTCGTGAGGGGGGCCAACGTCATGCGTGGCTATCTCGGCCGTCCGGACGAGACAGCCGAGGTCGTCATCGGCGGCTGGTTGCACACGGGCGACATCGGCCACCTCGACGCCGAGGGGTATCTGACCCTGGTCGGGCGTTCGAAGGACATGATCATCCGGGGTGGGGAGAACATCTACCCCAGGGAGATCGAGGACGTGCTAGCCGGCGATCCGTCGGTACTTGAGGCCGCCGTGATCGGCGTACCCGACGAGACGTGGGGAGAGGTGGTGGTCGCCTACGTCCAGCCGCGCCCGGGTTCGACCGTCGATTCCGAGGCTCTGAAAGCCCTGTGCGCGCGCAGCCTCACCGGCTACAAGCGCCCGACCGCGTTCTTCGTGGTGAAGGCCATCCCGAAGAACGCGGTCGGCAAGATCGACAAGCCCTCGTTGCGGACCGCCCACGCCGCGGCGTCTGCCGGATCCTGA